The Rhodothermales bacterium genome contains the following window.
AAACGTGGCGGAAGGGTGAAATCGGAGCGGTTCCGGAGGCGCTGGGCTGTGGGGGCGTGGGCCGTGGAGCCGTGGGGCGTGGGCGGTGGGGCCGGGGGCCGCGGATTGGCAAGCGCCCCGGGGCAGCTCATTGCGGCGCGGCCTCCGAATCTGGCGGATTGCGCCAAATCGCGCTCGCCAGGCCGGAAACAGCCTGCTAAAGTTCACAAAGCCCCCCGAATGGAACCTTTTAGGCCGAAAACGGCCTGCTAAAGTTGAGAAAGCCCCCCGAATGGAACCTCTAAGGCCGAAAACGGCCTCCTAAGGTTGAGAAAGCCCCCCCAATGGAACTTTTTAGGCCGAAAACAGCCTAGCGCTGCCTCAGGTCCAACTATTGGGCGGGACCTTTCGTTGGCCTGCCGCCCACGGCGCCCGCCGGGCCGCACACGCCTATCGGCGAATCACGAGGGGCCGGGTGTGCGCACCCGATGAGGAAACCGCCCGGACCAGGTAGACGCCGGACGGGAGGTCCAATTCCAGGGTCAGGTGATCGTCCGCAGGCAGTCCACTTGTCGGGCTGCCAGACCAGACGAGGCGCCCCAAGAGGTCTAGTACCCGAACCGACCACGTTTCGGCGCCTGGTAACCGCACGTTAACTGTGACGTGGCCGGTGGTTGGATTCGGAAACAGGGATACGGCCAGGTCCCGAGGGATTTCCGCCGTCTCCACGGAGACTGGTGTACCCCACCCCAGCTGGCTGCTCCGGAAGTAGACCAGGTCCTGAACCACCACGCCGGCGTCTGCGAACCAGTGGCGGTAGAGCCCGACCTCCTCAGAGAGATACCAGTCGTCGTCAACGCGCGGGTTGCCGGAGAGTCTGCAGATTTGGGCCCTGCGTCCGTTCCACTCACGATCGACCTGGCAGACATGGGAGCCGCGCGTGGAATCCCCCCACACTGGCGCGAGCGCAAACCGCACGCTTTCCGTCTGTTCCGAAGGCGAGTACCGCCAGACGAGGGCCTGAACGGAGTCGACTCGCTCAAAAACGATCCCGCTTCCGCGCCCAGCCTGGCTCCGCCAGTCGTGTCTTATGACGCGATACGTTTGCCCATTGCTGAGGGCAGAGTCACCGATCACCTCGTAGGTCGACAGCGTAGGCGGCATGCCCTGTAGTCCGCCCGAGTATTGCCAGACGGCTCCCAACTCGAGCGGATAGAAACGCAACGCCTCTTCGACCGCCGACTGCCCATTGGCCGGTTGGAAGGTCGCCACGAACGCCGCTGCCAAAATCAGAGCCCGCCTCACTGCGGCAGCGCCTTCATCCGCCCGGTCAGGGAGCGCAGGCGCAGTTCCCAGACCTTCCACATCGCCTCCACCACAATCGCCCGGCTCATCTTCGAATCCCCTTCGGTGCGCTCGATGAAGATGATCGGCACTTCCTTCAGCCGGAATCCGAGTTTCCAGGCCCAGTACTTCATCTCGATCTGGAAGGAGTAGCCGTTCGAGCGCACTTTGTCGAAGGGGATGGCCTCCAGCACCTTGCGGTGATAGCACTTGAAGCCGGCCGTTACGTCTGCGACGGGCAGCCGGGTGATCATACGCGTGTAGATGCCCGCGCCGTAGGAGAGAATGAGGCGGGAGAGGGGCCAGTTGATCACCCTCACACCCTGCACGTAACGCGAGCCGACCACCAGATCCGCGTTTCCGGCCCGGATTGGCGCGATCAGGGACGGCAGGTCCGCAGGCTGGTGGGAGAGGTCGGCGTCCATCTCGCACACATAGGTGTAGCCCTTCTCCAGCGCGAACTCGAAGCCGGCCAAATAGGCTGTGCCGAGGCCTTGCTTGCCCGGCCGCGACAGCACATGAATCCGCTCGGGGGCCCGACTGCGCACAGAAGCCACAATCTCCGCCGTACCGTCCGTCGAGGAGTCGTCCACTACCAGGATGTCGATGCCCGGCAGATCCAGCACCTGGGTCAGCGCCGAAGCGATGTTCTTCGCTTCGTTGTAGGTAGGGATGATGACGACAGCGTCAGCGGTCACGGGCAGTCGAGGGGTTTTGGCCGCGTCCTACGCCGAGCGGCAAGACAGGTGCCGACCGTAGGGACGCCCTCGCGCGCCCCGGGACTCACACGCCCCAAACCCTCAACCCCGATTCGCCCGCAAGAACTCCAGCGTATGCTCCACCAGATCCGGCGGCAACTCCGCATCCCGACACTCCCGCGCCAGATCGATCGTCTGCTGGTACTGATCGAAGTACGCCCCGCAGGGCGGGCATTTCTCCAGATGCTTGCGGTACTTCGTCGCCGTGTCTTCCGGCAGTTCACCCTCCAGATAGTCGGTCAGGAATGTATTCAGCTCCTGGCAACTGGGCGGTCCCATCATGCGGTGCATGATCGGTCCGAAAATCCTCTGAAGCAGCTTGTTCATACCCGTTAGTGCCTCTAGCGCCCGGCCGGTTACTGATCCCGAAGGTGTCGATCCAGAAGTTTGCGCAAAGCCTGTCGCGCGCGATGCAGGCGCACCCGAACCGCCCCGTTCGAAATGTCGAGGATACGCGCGACCTCTTCGGTCTTGATCTCCTCGATGTCCCGCAGCGTAATCACAGTCCGGTAGTCGTCCGGCAATTGGGCGATGGCCTGGTGCACCAGTTCACGCCGCTGTGACAGCTCGGCAAGGCGCTGCGGGTTCCAGGTTTCGACGGGGTCTCTATACATGCCCCCGTTGAATTCCGGCTGCATGCGTTCGACCGCGTCCTCGTCCAGGGGCGACAACCTTCGTGTCTTGCGCAGCGAGGCCCGCGCCAGGTTGATGCCGATGGCGTACAGCCAGGTGGTGAACTTCGACTCCCGACGAAACGTGTGCAGCCGCTGATACGCCTGCAGAAACGTCTCCTGCATCAGGCTGGCCGCCTCGTCTTCGTCATTCACCACCCGATTGATCACGCGAAACAGCCGCGGTGACTCCTGTCGCACCAGCAATTCGAACGCGGCCTCATCGCCCGAAAGAAGGGCTTCGACATCCAGCGGAGAGCCGGGAGGAGGCGCGGCTTTGTCGTGTCGGGACACAGGTCGAGTCAGGGGGTTCGTCACGAGTATACGGCCTTCGCCCAACCCACGAAGCCTGCCGGCGGGCAGGAAGCGCTTCCGGCGATCACGCGCGCCGGGCGGCAGTTAAGAACCGGTAAACACCCCGGAAATGTCGCCTTGAAGGCCTATAATTCCGTGCTGTCCGATGCATCCCTGAGCCCGGGAACGGACAGGCAACCCACCACAGACGACGAGTTAATGGCGGAAACCAAAAAGACCACGACGCGCCGCCGGTCCACGGCCAAGAAAGCCACCAACGGACAGGCCGCAGCAAGTCAGGAGAACTTCCCCGACAAGGCGATCAGCCTCAAGAGCACGTTCAACGCATACCCCGCGGGGAAATACACACACGAGGACGTCGGACTCTCTGCCGACGATGTGCTCGCGATGTATCGCAACATGCTGCTGCAGCGCCGCTTTGAGGAGCGAGCCGCGCAGATGTACGGCAAGCAGAAAATCGCCGGATTCCTGCATCTCTACATCGGCCAGGAGGCGGTCTCCACGGGTACCGCGACGGCTATCGAGATCGGCAAGGATTCCGTGATCACGGCCTACCGCGACCACGGGCACGGTCTGGCGCTGGGCATGAGTGCCAACGAGTGCATGGCCGAGCTCTTCGGCAAGATCGACGGCTGCTCGCGCGGCAAAGGCGGCTCGATGCACTACTTCTCGAAGGAAAAAGGGCTATTCGGCGGTCACGGCATCGTTGGTGCGCACGTACCGCTCGCGGTCGGCATCGGCTTCGGTCACAAGTACCGCGAAACAGGCGGCGTATCCATCGGCTTTTATGGCGATGGCGCCCACGGCCAGGGTGCCGTGCACGAGGCGACGAACCTTGCCGGTCTCTACGACCTGCCCGTCATTCTCGCCGTCGAGAACAACCAGTATGCGATGGGCACCGCGGTGCATCGTGCGTTCTCGGAGACCGAATTCACGCGCTGGGCCGTCGGATACGGCCTGCCGTCCTCCCTGGTCAACGGCATGGATGTGTTCGCCGTCACGAAGGCCATGCAGGACCACGTGGCCATGGCACGCGACTTCAAGCCGTCGTTCCTCGAAATCCGCACCTACCGGTACCGCGGCCACTCCATGTCGGACCCGCAGAAGTATCGCACGAAGGAGGAGCTGGAGGACAAGAAGAACGAAGACCCCATCATTCGCCTGAAGGCCTACCTCATCGAAAAGAAGATGTCCGACGCAGACGCGCTGGACGCGATCGACGAGGACGTCAAGGAAGAAGTGCTCGCGTCCGTCGAGTTCTCGGAGAACAGCCCGTTCCCGGATCTCTCGACGATTTACGAGGACATCTACGAAGAGGACGACTACCCGTACATCGGCCGCTAGCGCGAACCAGAATCAAGAGAGAGTAGCAATGGCAGTTCTTCAGTTCCGCGAAGCCCTCCGCGCCGCCATGGTGGAAGAGATGGAGCGCGACGAGAACATCTTCCTCATGGGCGAGGAAGTGGCGGAATACAACGGAGCCTACAAGGTCTCCGAGGGCATGCTGGACCAGTTCGGTCCCAAGCGTGTCATCGACACCCCGATTTCCGAGAACGGATTCGCAGGACTCGGTATCGGCGCGGCCATGAATGGTCTGCGGCCGATCATCGAGTTCATGACGTTCAACTTCTCGTTCGTCGCGATCGACCAGATCATCAACAACGCGGCCAAGATCCGGTACATGTCTGGTGGTCAGTTCCGCGTGCCGATCGTCTTCCGTGGCCCGAACGGTGCAGCCGGCCAGTTGGCCGCTACGCACAACACGTCCACCGAATCGATCTATGCCACGATTCCGGGCCTGAAAGTGGTGGCACCGTCGAATCCGGATGACGCCAAGGGCCTGCTCAAGGCCGCCATTCGGGACGACAACCCCGTGGTGTTCCTGGAGTCGGAGGTGATGTTCGGCATGAAGGGCGAGGTGTCCGATGAGGAGGACTACGTGATCCCCCTCGGCAAAGCGCGCATCGCCCGTGAAGGGGATGACGTTACCATCATCGGTCACTCCAAGAGCTACCACATCGCCATGAAAGTGGCCGAGCGGCTCGAGGCCGATGGGTACAACGCCGAGGTCATCGACCCGCGCACCATCCGTCCGCTGGACATGGACGCCATTCTGACGTCCATCAAGAAGACCAACCGGTGCGTCATCATCGACGAGTCCAATCCGTACGCCAGCATCTCCAGTGAGATGACGTACCGGATCCAGGAGGCCGCGTTCGACTACCTGGACGCGCCGATCAAGCGCATCACAGCCAAGGACACGCCGGCGCCGTACGCCAAAAACCTCATGGAGTACTATATGCCCCAGGAGGACGATGCGTATGAGGCCTGCAAGGCCGTGATGTACGTCTAGGACCGGCTGAACCCACACCCACTACCCACTACAGCAATGGCAATAGCGGTTGAAATGCCCAAGATGAGCGACACCATGGAAGAGGGTGTGCTCGTGGCATGGCTTGCGGAGGAAGGACAGAAAGTGTCGGCGGGCGATGTGATTGCCCAGGTCGAGACCGACAAAGCCACCATGGACCTGGAGGTCTATGACGACGGCGTACTTCTGAAGCGGGTGATCGAAGAAGGCTCTTCGGTGCCCATCGGCGCGCTGATTGCCGTGCTCGGGAAGGAGGGAGAGGATCCCACTGCCATTCTGTCGAAATACTCGGGCGATGGGGCCGCGGGCCCGGCACCGACCGCGGAGCCTGCTGATGAAGCGCCGGCCGAAGAGGCTGAGGCTGCACCAGAGGCCGCCGCTCCCGCCCCGACTTCCGACAATGGCCGCGTGAAGGCATCGCCGTTGGCGCGGCGCATGGCTGGCGAGCACGGCATCGACCTGGCTGCGCTGGCCGGATCCGGCCCGGACGGACGCGTCATCAAACGCGACGTGGAAGCCGCCATTGCCGGAGACGCGCCCAAAGCCCGCCCCGCCGCAGCTCCGGCTCCCGAGCGCAAGCCCGAGCCGGCACCGGCCCGCAAGCCCGCGCCGGCCCCGGAGCCTGCCGCCTCGAGCGAAGGCGCCTACGACGCCGCGCCCATCAGCCAGATGCGCAAGGCCATCGCCCGCCGGCTGGGCGAGAGCAAGTTCACCAGCCCGCACTTCTACCTCACGGTGGACGTGGACATGGCCAAGGCAGTGAGCTTCCGCAAGCAGCTCAACGCCATCAGTGAGGCGCAGGGCAAGGCCAAGGTGTCGTTCAATGACCTGATCACCAAGTCCTGCGCGCTCGCGCTGCGCCAGCACAAGTGGGTCAATTCGTCCTGGATGGAAGACCAGGGCGAGATCCATCACCACAACGACGTGCATGTCGCGATCGCGGTGGCCATTGACGATGGGCTCATCACGCCGGTCATCCGCCACGCTGACCGCAAGGGACTGGCGCAGATCGCCGCGGAGACGCGCGAACTGGCCGGCCGCGCGCGCGAGAAGCAGCTGCAGCCCGAGGAGTACAGTGGGTCGACCTTCTCGACCTCCAACCTCGGCATGTTCGGCATCGAGGAGTTCACCGCTATCATCAACCCGCCCAATGCGTGCATCATGGCCATCGGAGCCATTCGTGATACGCCGGTCGTGGTCGATGGCGCCGTGGTGCCTGGCAAGCGCATGAAGCTCACGATGTCGTGTGACCACCGCGTGGTGGACGGTGCTACCGGATCCGAATTCCTCGCCACCGTGCGCCAGTACCTGGAAGAGCCGGCGAGCATGCTGCTGTAGGGTCATCTTGACCCGACTTGCGCACATCTCGGACGTTCATTTCGGCAGGATCGCCCACAGGGGCGTGGTCGAGGCGCTGGTGC
Protein-coding sequences here:
- a CDS encoding T9SS type A sorting domain-containing protein; this translates as MATFQPANGQSAVEEALRFYPLELGAVWQYSGGLQGMPPTLSTYEVIGDSALSNGQTYRVIRHDWRSQAGRGSGIVFERVDSVQALVWRYSPSEQTESVRFALAPVWGDSTRGSHVCQVDREWNGRRAQICRLSGNPRVDDDWYLSEEVGLYRHWFADAGVVVQDLVYFRSSQLGWGTPVSVETAEIPRDLAVSLFPNPTTGHVTVNVRLPGAETWSVRVLDLLGRLVWSGSPTSGLPADDHLTLELDLPSGVYLVRAVSSSGAHTRPLVIRR
- a CDS encoding polyprenol monophosphomannose synthase yields the protein MTADAVVIIPTYNEAKNIASALTQVLDLPGIDILVVDDSSTDGTAEIVASVRSRAPERIHVLSRPGKQGLGTAYLAGFEFALEKGYTYVCEMDADLSHQPADLPSLIAPIRAGNADLVVGSRYVQGVRVINWPLSRLILSYGAGIYTRMITRLPVADVTAGFKCYHRKVLEAIPFDKVRSNGYSFQIEMKYWAWKLGFRLKEVPIIFIERTEGDSKMSRAIVVEAMWKVWELRLRSLTGRMKALPQ
- a CDS encoding zf-HC2 domain-containing protein; translation: MNKLLQRIFGPIMHRMMGPPSCQELNTFLTDYLEGELPEDTATKYRKHLEKCPPCGAYFDQYQQTIDLARECRDAELPPDLVEHTLEFLRANRG
- a CDS encoding sigma-70 family RNA polymerase sigma factor, coding for MSRHDKAAPPPGSPLDVEALLSGDEAAFELLVRQESPRLFRVINRVVNDEDEAASLMQETFLQAYQRLHTFRRESKFTTWLYAIGINLARASLRKTRRLSPLDEDAVERMQPEFNGGMYRDPVETWNPQRLAELSQRRELVHQAIAQLPDDYRTVITLRDIEEIKTEEVARILDISNGAVRVRLHRARQALRKLLDRHLRDQ
- the pdhA gene encoding pyruvate dehydrogenase (acetyl-transferring) E1 component subunit alpha → MAETKKTTTRRRSTAKKATNGQAAASQENFPDKAISLKSTFNAYPAGKYTHEDVGLSADDVLAMYRNMLLQRRFEERAAQMYGKQKIAGFLHLYIGQEAVSTGTATAIEIGKDSVITAYRDHGHGLALGMSANECMAELFGKIDGCSRGKGGSMHYFSKEKGLFGGHGIVGAHVPLAVGIGFGHKYRETGGVSIGFYGDGAHGQGAVHEATNLAGLYDLPVILAVENNQYAMGTAVHRAFSETEFTRWAVGYGLPSSLVNGMDVFAVTKAMQDHVAMARDFKPSFLEIRTYRYRGHSMSDPQKYRTKEELEDKKNEDPIIRLKAYLIEKKMSDADALDAIDEDVKEEVLASVEFSENSPFPDLSTIYEDIYEEDDYPYIGR
- a CDS encoding pyruvate dehydrogenase complex E1 component subunit beta, translating into MSRRFTRTSTKRTTTRTSAASANQNQERVAMAVLQFREALRAAMVEEMERDENIFLMGEEVAEYNGAYKVSEGMLDQFGPKRVIDTPISENGFAGLGIGAAMNGLRPIIEFMTFNFSFVAIDQIINNAAKIRYMSGGQFRVPIVFRGPNGAAGQLAATHNTSTESIYATIPGLKVVAPSNPDDAKGLLKAAIRDDNPVVFLESEVMFGMKGEVSDEEDYVIPLGKARIAREGDDVTIIGHSKSYHIAMKVAERLEADGYNAEVIDPRTIRPLDMDAILTSIKKTNRCVIIDESNPYASISSEMTYRIQEAAFDYLDAPIKRITAKDTPAPYAKNLMEYYMPQEDDAYEACKAVMYV
- a CDS encoding pyruvate dehydrogenase complex dihydrolipoamide acetyltransferase; protein product: MAIAVEMPKMSDTMEEGVLVAWLAEEGQKVSAGDVIAQVETDKATMDLEVYDDGVLLKRVIEEGSSVPIGALIAVLGKEGEDPTAILSKYSGDGAAGPAPTAEPADEAPAEEAEAAPEAAAPAPTSDNGRVKASPLARRMAGEHGIDLAALAGSGPDGRVIKRDVEAAIAGDAPKARPAAAPAPERKPEPAPARKPAPAPEPAASSEGAYDAAPISQMRKAIARRLGESKFTSPHFYLTVDVDMAKAVSFRKQLNAISEAQGKAKVSFNDLITKSCALALRQHKWVNSSWMEDQGEIHHHNDVHVAIAVAIDDGLITPVIRHADRKGLAQIAAETRELAGRAREKQLQPEEYSGSTFSTSNLGMFGIEEFTAIINPPNACIMAIGAIRDTPVVVDGAVVPGKRMKLTMSCDHRVVDGATGSEFLATVRQYLEEPASMLL